A section of the Gloeobacter violaceus PCC 7421 genome encodes:
- a CDS encoding LuxR C-terminal-related transcriptional regulator: MSIRVVVVDDHPDVLLGAAAYLGNCPDIRLVAQAQTIAEALVVIRDHQPQVALVDLELPRAAGESAEYLGGLAIGRAIRAGGWPTRLIIMTGHQDRSGLVAAQPFVDCKPRVVYDYLLKTATPQERIEAIRQAAQGVGRPLKLDVPKLTPRERIVLRYMALGLENGEIAQKLVVAPSTVASHVKSLMAKILSEPGVEDGQLRRTRTLCVRRALEYGILRPDQINRNHLGRDPVR; encoded by the coding sequence ATGTCCATCCGCGTTGTCGTTGTCGATGATCACCCGGATGTGCTGCTCGGTGCAGCCGCCTATCTGGGCAATTGCCCCGACATCCGCCTGGTGGCCCAGGCCCAGACGATTGCAGAAGCCCTCGTTGTGATCCGCGATCACCAGCCCCAGGTCGCCCTGGTCGACCTCGAACTGCCCCGTGCCGCCGGTGAATCGGCGGAGTACCTGGGGGGACTGGCGATCGGCCGGGCCATCCGGGCGGGCGGCTGGCCCACCCGGCTCATCATCATGACCGGTCACCAGGATCGCTCCGGGCTGGTGGCTGCCCAGCCTTTCGTCGACTGCAAGCCCCGGGTGGTCTACGACTATCTGCTCAAGACCGCCACACCCCAGGAGCGCATCGAGGCGATCCGCCAGGCCGCCCAGGGCGTCGGCCGCCCCCTCAAGCTCGATGTGCCCAAGCTCACGCCCCGCGAGCGCATCGTGCTGCGCTATATGGCCCTGGGGCTCGAAAACGGCGAGATTGCCCAGAAGCTGGTGGTGGCGCCTTCGACGGTCGCTTCCCATGTCAAGTCACTGATGGCGAAGATTCTTTCGGAGCCCGGTGTCGAGGACGGCCAACTGCGCCGTACCCGGACGCTGTGTGTGCGCCGCGCCCTGGAGTACGGCATCTTGCGGCCTGATCAAATCAACCGCAATCACCTCGGGCGCGACCCGGTGCGCTGA
- a CDS encoding glycine zipper 2TM domain-containing protein → MGVSKIRRGGVAVALSMVLLACQGVPLLAASVQQLEQTVSGSGLVGSQFTLKRDKAKLNIQSEQIFPNRDELKLALIQLASLLEGADPAIKTVTLRAYLLGSPTPLEGSIAPSAATQLQRSGDPEMLEKIRLASVAVPAGKKPGKLIAASKPTSEEPGGIPVLGDPIDPPAGKGNLPVLGEPLYPGQAVADPATGGGPSDSERPFRTGVSVLRAGSPIPVLLEREVVVEGESPVPIQAVVLQDILSDDGELMIPGGSQVRGTVEPTPSGARLTLRELYVNDRQYTIRAVSQVYPSQTSRSGGNQGTGMMIGGVAGGVGGSLLGRSVDRRWGGLWGGLLGGLLGSFLGGSMSQPQTRTTVAIPAGTANPQLLEDLTIGNN, encoded by the coding sequence ATGGGTGTCAGCAAGATCCGGCGAGGCGGTGTTGCCGTGGCGTTGAGCATGGTGCTGTTGGCTTGCCAGGGTGTGCCTTTGCTCGCGGCGTCGGTGCAGCAGCTTGAGCAGACCGTGTCCGGCTCGGGTCTGGTCGGCTCTCAATTTACGCTCAAGCGCGACAAGGCCAAGCTCAACATCCAATCTGAGCAAATTTTTCCTAACCGCGACGAACTGAAGCTCGCCTTGATCCAACTGGCGAGTTTGCTCGAAGGCGCCGACCCCGCCATCAAAACCGTCACCTTGCGCGCCTATCTGCTGGGCAGCCCGACGCCGCTCGAAGGTTCGATCGCCCCGAGTGCGGCCACCCAACTGCAGCGCTCGGGTGACCCCGAGATGCTCGAAAAAATCCGCCTCGCCTCGGTCGCTGTCCCGGCGGGCAAAAAACCGGGCAAGCTCATCGCCGCTTCCAAACCCACCTCCGAGGAGCCGGGCGGTATCCCGGTGCTGGGAGATCCGATCGATCCGCCCGCGGGTAAGGGCAATCTGCCGGTCTTGGGTGAGCCGCTCTACCCCGGCCAGGCGGTGGCCGACCCGGCCACCGGCGGCGGACCTTCCGACAGCGAGCGGCCCTTTCGCACCGGCGTGAGCGTACTGCGCGCCGGTAGCCCGATCCCGGTGCTCCTGGAGCGCGAGGTCGTGGTCGAAGGCGAATCGCCTGTGCCCATCCAGGCGGTGGTGTTGCAGGACATCCTCAGCGACGACGGCGAGCTGATGATCCCCGGCGGCAGCCAGGTGCGCGGTACGGTCGAACCCACCCCGAGCGGCGCGCGCCTGACGCTGCGCGAACTCTATGTCAACGACCGCCAGTACACGATCCGGGCGGTCTCCCAGGTCTATCCTTCGCAAACCAGCCGCTCCGGCGGCAACCAGGGCACCGGCATGATGATTGGCGGCGTCGCCGGGGGGGTGGGCGGCTCGCTTTTGGGCCGTTCTGTCGACCGCAGGTGGGGCGGTCTGTGGGGTGGCCTGTTGGGCGGTTTGCTCGGTTCATTTTTGGGCGGTTCGATGTCCCAGCCCCAAACCCGCACTACTGTTGCCATTCCGGCGGGTACTGCCAATCCGCAGTTGCTTGAAGATTTGACGATTGGCAATAACTGA